DNA sequence from the Arthrobacter jinronghuae genome:
GGTCCTGGGCGTCCTCCAAGTCGCGGGCCACCCGGTCCTTAATGGCGTCCGACGTGTAATCGGCCTGGAACTTCTCCGTGTCCAGACCCAGGTCCTCGGCGTAGGAGAGGAAGAGGTCGTCGACGTCGCTCTGGTTCTTCCAGTCCTCCTGGTGCTCGAAGACGGACGCAGCCATTTCCTCCAGGGCGCCCTGTTCTGCTGCGGCTTCCACAGCACGGGCAGCCGGCGCTGCGTTCTGATGCTTGGGCAGCGGGTAGTTCCGCACGAGGATGCGGACTTCATCCCCGTAGTCGTTCTTGGCCTGCTGAATCAGCGTGTCCATCTGGGCGCAGTAGGGGCACTGGTAGTCGGTAAACAGCACCAGGGTGGCTTTGGGGTCTGCGGGGTCGGTGATTGCCCTTGCATCCGCAGGAGCCACCTGGTCGATGCGGTCAGCGGGGATGGAGGTTTCCGCCGACGGGCTTGCTTCTGCCGTGGCGGTGTCTCCCGACGATCCGGAATCCGACGCCGCACAGGAGACCAAGGTGCCGACTGCGAGCAGCCAGGCAATCAGCAGGGCGAGGATGCTCTTGCGCATAGTTCCTTCCAGTGAAGTATCAGGGTTCGCGGTTCGGCGCGCTCTGCGGGCCTCCAACGGCGTTCCGCTCGTTAGACGATGGCTGCCACGGGGCGATGTCCACCCGTGAGGCCCAGGCTGCGCCCACTATTTTCGATGCTCCCACCGGATCGGACCGTCCGGTAGCCTGCAATTCGGCATGGGTTTATATGCTTTTGATATGGCTCAGGCGTGGCCGAACCTTTCGGTGCTGGAACTGTTCGTTGCCGTAGTGGACGAGGGCAGCGTGGCTTCCGGGGCGCGGAAACTGGGTATGGCCCAGTCCAATGCGAGCCGGTCTATTGCCGAGTTGGAAGCGGATTTGAAGACTCCCCTGCTTGAACGCAGCCCTCGCGGTTCGGCACCTACAGCGGCCGGAGTCCTGCTGGCGGACTCGGCTCGGGAACTGTTGGAGGCGGCGCGACGCTTCAACAGTGTGGTGCGTGCCGGCCGAAGCGGAGAGGCCATGGAACTCCGTGTGGGTGCCAGTCTCACCATCGCGGACATGCTGTTGCCGGCCTGGGTTGCCGAGCTGAAGCGCCGGCTGCCGCAGGCCCGCATTGATGTGCGGGTGGAGAACTCGGCGCAGGTCATCGAGGAGGTGCAGCGCGGCACCCTCCAGCTGGGGTTTGTGGAAACTCCGAATCTGCCGGTGCGGCTGAACGCCCTGGTGGTCCGGGAGGACGAGCTGGTGGTGGTTGTTGGTCCGGATCACGAATGGGCCAACCGGACCCGGATCGGTTTGCAGGAACTGGCGGAAACCCCTCTGGTGGTTCGGGAACCCGGGTCTGGTACCCGCGAAGCGCTGCAGGAAGTCCTTTCCGGGTACGACGTCGTCGAGCCGGCCCAGGTACTCAGCAGCAATGCTGCGGTGCGGGTTGCTGTTGCTGCCGGAGCCGGCCCGGCCGTGTTGAGCGAACTGGTGGTTCGCGACCAGCTTGCCAGCGGGGAGCTGCTGCGGGTTCCTTTCGAAGGAGAGGGAATCAGCCGACCCCTCACGGCCATCTGGTCCGGCCCACGGCGGTTGACCGGAGTCGCGGCCGAGCTGGTGGCGGTGGCTGCCGGGAGGGCGTAGGTTCAACCCTGCGTCAGCCGCAGGGCCGGTTGAACGGTCTTGCGCATCACTGTCTTGTTCTTGCCGATGTGGCGTTCGAACGTGAATCCCGCCTTCTCGAACATGGCCCGTGTGCCGTTGTGAAGGAACGAGGACGATGTTCTCTTGCCCGGGGTGAGTTCGTTGGGGAATGAGACCACCTCGCCTCCGCCTGCCTGTGCGATCAGTTCGAGCGCACCGTCCAGTGCCTCCCGTGCCACGCCGGAACGGCGGTGGTCGCGGTCGACGAAGAAGCAGGTGATGCGCCACGGCGCCGGCTGGGTCTCGCCGGCGTCGTACTGCTTGCGGTGGTAGATCCCCGGCAGTTCGCCCGGACTGCCGTACTGGCACCATGCGATCGCGTTGTCGCCGTCGAAAACGAGTGCCGCGTGTGCTGCGCCTTCCGCCACAAGTCGCTGCTTGAAGGTCGGCCCGTCGTACTCGCTTTTGACGGTGTCCTCCGTGTCGCCGTGGAAATACGAGCAATAGCACCCGCCCCAGACCCCGTTGTGTTTCTGCGCGAGTGCAAGCCACGCCGGAAACGTTGCCGGAGTGAGCGGCTGAATTACGTGCGGCATCGCCATGTCCGTCCTGTCATGTGTTCAAGAGGTCAGGATGTTTCCTTCGATGCCGGCGTCTCGGCAATGCACAGGACCGCTCTATTGCCGTCCTGGTCGGCGATCACGGTGAGTGACGGTGAACCGCTGTCATCCACGACGGTTCCTCCTGCGGCGACGGCAGCGATGATTCGCTGCTCGGCCACCTCGGGCGCCACATAAACCTCGATGTGGAACCGTTGATTCACGGTCTTGAGCTCGTCCGCGTCTCCGAACCACAGGTTTGGTATCCGCCCCGTGGCATCCCGGATCTCGTCGCTGGGCGACCCGTGGCCCTGGGCGTCTGCGTTGCCTGTCAGCAGGGCTGCCCACACCGGGGCAATCGTTGCTGAGCGGGCCGTGTCGAGGCCGAGTTCGAGGACGCTGACCGAGGCCGGGTCGGCGTCGAGCTGGTGGTCAGCGGCGATCTCGGTGATCAGCCTCGCGAGGTCGACATCCTGCTGGGTGACCCATTCGACGACGTGTTTGACGCCTTTGCCATCGCGGTAGATGGCGTCTGCGCTGACCAATTTGAGGTCGACGTACCCGGTGCCGATCGACACGCTGGGGTGGTGTCCGAGCGTATCGCCCGCCTCACCTACCGCTGTCACGAACCGTGCTCCGGTGCCGAAGTCATCGACCAGGTAGCGGGCGTGCAGCCCTTGGGCCAACTTGCGCCAATCGGTCAGCTTGGCCGCGGCGATCGCCTCACCCGACAGCATGTCCATGTTCCGACGCCCGATCCGGGATTCAGCTGCAGCGTTTGAGCTCGTCATTTTTGAGCGCCTCCTGTACGTGTGCGAACAGTAAATCCGACGTCGAATGCATCTACAAGGAAAATCGGTCTCGGGCTCATTGGGGGAGTTCCACCATTACGCTCTTACTGCGAAGGTGCCCGCCTTACTGCGAAGGTGCCCGCCTTACTGCGAAGGTGCCCGCACGACGACGGAGATCGCGGAGGTGTTCACGCCGCAGGCTCTGCTGTGCACCGTGCCGTTCAACCTGCCCCTGCACGGACCGCGGCGTGACTAGAACGGCGGTGCCTGTTCCTGCGGCGCCGATTCCTGCAGAGGTTCCCTCTGCTCATGCTCTGCTCGGAGGTTCGGCGCCGGATCCGGTGTCCCCAGGTCCAAGTACGGCTCGGTGCGGTAAGTACGTCCGGTCGGCGAAGTCCACTCGATTACCCCGGGTTCGGGCTGGCACGCTTTCCAGAAGCCCAGGGTCTTGAACCGATGGTGCCGTCGGCAGAGGTGTTCCAGGTTTCCATGGTCGGTGGGACCTCCGCGGGCCCAGTCGACGGTGTGGTCAATGTCCGCGTTCACGGTGCTGACCCGGCAACCGGGGAACCGACAGGTTCCATCCCTCGCTCGGAGCCAGCGGCGGAGCCCTGCCGGGACTTTTCGACGCCGTCCCACGCCGAGGATTTCACCTGTCTGCGGGTTTTGGGCGAGCCCAGTCCAGCCGACGGCGTTCCGGGCTAGCCGTCGAGCCGCTTCTGCGCTGATAGGTCCGTAGCCGTGTAGTTCGGCGGGTTGTTCGTCTGCGCCGAAGAGGGTTTCGGCGTTGATCAGGACCATGATTTCCGCGCGCGGGACAATCCCTTCGTCTGGGCCAGACTCGTCTCCGAGGCGCTCACCGCCGGAAAACCTCACGTCGCTGTCGTTCCCGGTGACTACTCCTGGGTGTTTGGAGCCGCCGCCTTGCTCGCTGTCGCCACTTCCGCCGTCGTGCCTACCTCCGCGGTTGGCTCCGGTCCCGCGCCGGGTTCCGGTCGCGGCGAAAAGTCTGCCGCCCATCAGCAGCTGCGCGAGAATGTCTGCGCGCAGTTGGTCCGTGCTCCGGGAATCCCCGGCCGCCTGCTCACCGCGGGCTGCCGTGCTGAGCGCCGTGTAAATCTGCTGAGCTTCGGCGGCTCGCAGGTGGGCGGACAGGCAGGACATTCCGTCCTCCTCCCGGTCCAGAGTGACCTTGCGCTGCTCGAAAGCTGACTGGTGTTGTTTGCTGACAGTGTCCGGAAACTTCCTTTCACGCAGCCGGCGGGCCTTACAGGAGAACTGGGACCGGGTTTGGCCGGGTGCTGCTGCCAGCAAGTCACCCTCAAATTCCGGTAGTGCACCCGCTGGCACGTTTTGGCACTGGTCCAGCACCACCTGCGCGTGCTGGTAACTCAGCTGTCCTTCTTCCAAGGCGGTCAGGGTGGCGGTATGGGTGCTGCACAAGTTGAGCGCCTCGCTCATCATGCGCTGAGCGGTGACCTGCGGAATGTTCAAAATAGCTGCACATTCTGACGCTGCCTGACTGAACGCTATCCCGGGCTCGAGCCGCCCCGAAGCGGCGTGGAAGTCCTCCCGGAAGATCTCTTCCATGCGGTTCAGCAGGCGGACCTGCAGCGCCTGCACCCAGGACATCAAATGCGCCATCCGGGACAGGGCATCGCCCACCATCTGCTCGTCAAAGGCTTCAAGGTTCTGCAGCGCCAGTGTCCCGGTAAAGCCGTCCGGATACACAGGGCTTCCGATAGGAGTGGAACCATCGGCGGCTGGCTCAGCTGGCTCAGCTGGCTCGGCAGGCTCTGCAGGTGCGGCCTCAGCGTCGTTCTCGGGAGTGTCAGCAGAAGTAGAGGTATCCGCGTCAGCGGCGTAGGCAGGCTCAGCGGCAAGTTCCGCCCGGTAAACCGACACGGTGCAGGGCGGGCGCGGCGGCTCGGCCCCGCTAGCCTGCCCATCAGGCTGCTGGTTCTCACTGCCTGGCTCTTCGGTTATCCGTTCGGTGTTTCCGAGCTGATCCATACCTCAGGATTTCATCTGGCACTGACATTTCAGGCCCAAAAACAGGCCGAAAACGGAGCTCCGGGAAACTTCAAATACCCGTCTTTCGAACGCAACTACCTGCCTGAACAAACGGCAAGACCGGGTGCTCCGAAGACAACCTCCGGCCCACTGGAGACGCTTGGAACTCGCCGTAGGAAGGCTGGTTCTTGCATGAGCGCGACGACGGCAAGGACGACGTCGGCCCGGCAGGCCTACCACGTGGCTCCTATGACTGCCCGGCAGACCCTACTGTGCGGAGGAAAGCCGCTCGATTCGCTCGCGTGCAGACCGTTCGCTGGGTCCCTGCGGACCGAGCCCAAGCCGGATAACACCCAAAACAAGTTTCACGGGAAACTTCATTGGCACCGGAACCGGACCCAAGTGCGGAGCCCGCAGCCCCAACATCTCCCTGTGCTTCGGCTCCAGGCTGGCCACAGCTCCGGCAAACAACACCCGGTACCCGATCCGCTGGTTTCCCGGCAGGGGAGGACGGCGAAGGAACCCCAACGCCTCCCGCACATAGTCGCTGTTGCGCAGTTGGGTATCGTAGCCGGCCATCTGCTTCCGCAGATCGGCTTCGGAACGCGGCGGATCCGGAATACCCATCAACTCACCCGCCACCGCCCACTCCGCCACATAGGCATCCGGTCCGCCCGGAATGGGACCGCCGTAACGCTGGTGCGAGGAGAGGAACGCGTCGGCGAAGGCCAGATGCACCCAGCGGGCAATCTCGGGATCATTGGCTGAATACGGCCGCACCGCGCCGTCGGCGTCTACATAAGTGCCGTGCACACGTTCATGCAGCCGCAGCACCCAGTCGGAGCCCGCCTTGGCAGCGGCCGTGTCCCCGTAGGTGACGGTGAAGATCCACCGGATGGTCCCGGCGAGCCGACCCAGCGGATCGTCCTTGTAGTCGGAGAAGTCGTGGACCCCGGCCATCGCCCCGGGATGCAGCGCCTGGAGCAGCAGGGCCCGGATGCCGGCGATGATGGGCGTCATGGACCCGTGCACCGCCCAGACCGCGGACTCGGGACCGAAGTGGCCGACGTCGTCGCCCTCCGCCAGCTCAAGCTCCCACTGCGGGATCTCGGCGGCGTTGTTGCTGAATGTGCCGATCAGCTGGCGGCGCCAGGACGCGATCGCCCGGGGAGGAGAAAAAACGCTCATCTTCCCCAGTGTCCATCCGTCCGGACCGCTTGCCTAGTGCCCCTAGTGCCCCTTGTGACCGCCCGGTGTTCGGTACTGCCGGCCCGCAGGATACGCCCGCAGGCTAAAGATGCGGGCCGTGGTCCGGTCCTCCCTCACGCTGGTGCCGCTGGAAGGCCAGCACCGGGGCCGCTGCGAAGAACAGCAGCGCAGCGAGCCACAAAATGCCCGCAATGTTCCCCAGCGGCCCCATCGTGGCAAGAAGAATGCAGGCAACGCCGGCTAGCATCACGGCGTTTACCGTGTACTTGTCTTTCATGTTATTACCTTTCATACACGCCTAGCGCAGCAGGATGTCCACCGACCGTGAGTTGCCCATGGCCCGTTCCATCACGCCGGAACGGTTGGTGACGTCGTCGCGCAGGATTTCCGTGACCGAGCCCAGGAACCGGGAGAGGTCCACCTTGTCCTCCGGCGCCGCGAGCAGCAGCTGGAAGCCGAACTCGTGCAGCGCGTTGATGGACGCCTCGGCAAAGGACAGGGACGACTTAACAAACGCCTCGTCCATCATCACGGTTCCGTAGGTGCTGAAGCCCTGGGACACAATGCCCAGCTGGTAGGCCAGAGCCGAGGCCATGATGAACGCGGTGAACCGCTGGCCCTCGCCGCCGGACATCAGCGACGCCTGCAGGTTGGTGTAGGTGTGCCCGCTGGCAAGGCGGTGGGTGCAGGTGATGGTCACGTGCGAGCGGACATCGAGCACCTCGGCCCGCCAGCGCTTCTCCTCGGGATCCTTCAGCCGGTCCACCAGGCCCTCGAGCGCAGCGTACCGGGCGTCCATGTCCGCCCTATCCTGCCGCGAGCCCATCATGGGCAGCGCGTTCTTCAGTTCGGTGCGGAACTTGTGTGCGGCGTCCGGAACGGTGGTGGCGACCTCGATCTCCAGGTGGCTGCCGGCAGAGTATTCCACCCGGCGGAGCACGGAGTTCAGCGGCAGCAGGCGCGAGGAGATGCTGCGGCGTTCCTCATCAAGGAGCTGCAGCAGGTCGCTGAACCGCTCGTAGGTGCGGTTGTTGAAGTACTCGCGGAACTCGGCTTCGCGCTGCGGCAGGCCCTCGGAAATGATGTCCTCGAAGCGGTCCTCGTACGCACCGGCGGACTCCACCGACGTGCCGAAGTCCGAACCCCACTTGTCGCTGAACGTCTCGAACGTGCGTTCCAGCTTCGCACGGGTTTCCAACAGGGTCTTTTCCAGCCGGGCCTGCTCGGTGATCAGGGACCGTTCCACCTCGCCGGCGGCCTCCTTCAGCCGGGCCGGGTCGGTCAGTTCCCCGAAGGGTTCGAACAGTTCGGCCAGCGCGGAACGGAGTCCCTCGGACAGCGCTTCGGGTGCCTTCGCCGAGAGCGCGGTGCGGCGTTCGACGGCGGCGGCCAGGTCGGCGTCGAGCCTCGCGGCGTCGCCCTTGAGCACGCCGACCTTCTCGGTGGCTGCGGTGAGGTCCAGTTCGGCGGTGTCGAGCTCGAAGCGGATCTGCTCCAGATCGGCGTTCGCATCCCGAGCGGATTCGAGCCGGTCATTGGCGACGGCGACGGCGGCCCGTGCGGCGTCGGCCGACAGGTCCTCCCAGGTCCGCTCATCGGCAGCGATGGCGCGCACGGCGGCGAGCCGGCGGACCAGCTCGTCCTGTTCCTGCGCATGCTGCCGGGAGAGGTTATCCGCTTCCTCGAAGACGCCGCGCAGGGCCAGCAGCTCGTTGCCGAGCGCCGCGACGGTGTCCTTGTTGTCAAAGCCCAGGACGTTGTCCGAGGCCTTGGTGTGCCGGTCATCCTTTTCGGTGGTGCTGCGGTTGCGCTTGACCGCACCGCCGAGGCTCACGCCCTTGGCGACGTCGGCCAGCCCGGCCGGGTCCTCGACGCAGACGAAGTCGTAGTGCGCGGTGATCTTGTGCCGGACCCACTCGCCCATTTCCGAGTGGTGGGTGAGCAGCTTGGTGATCAGGTCATCGGGGCCAGGCTCGGTGGGGCCGTCCACGGGAACGGAGACGTCGATGCAGCGGACGTAGCCGTGCATGTCGTTCTCGCTGAGATAGCGGGTGACGGCGGCCATGTGCTCGCCGGGCACCAGCAGCGCGGTGGCGAGGGAACGCAGGGTACGCTCGGCGGCCGGGCGCCACTGGGCGTGCTCGTTGGGTAGGTCGATGAGTTCGCCGGCGAACGGCATGTCCGCTTCGTCGATGCCGGTGGCGGCGCAGATCCGGGTCCGCTGGTCCAGGGAATCCTGGCGGATGTTGGAGGTGCGGCGGCGGAAGGAGCCGATCTCGTTTTCCAGCTTCGCGATCTGCCCCTTGAGGGACCACGCCTCGCCGTGCGCGTTGCTGCTGCGCTCGCGGGCGGCGTCGAGCTCGGTGCCGAGCGACTTCACCAGCTCCGCGGCGCGGCTGCGGGCGGTGACCAGACCGGCGGGGGAGAAGTCGACGTCGATCCCCGCGGCGGCGAGCTCGTCCTTGGCGGCGTTTTCCACGGTTTCCCGGGAACGCAGCTGCGCGGACGCAGCCGCGAGTTCGCGTTCCAGAGTGGCGATGGCTCCGCCGCCCTCTTCGGTGTACCGGGTGCTGAGCGCGTCGCGCTGGTCTTTCAGCGTTGCCCGGCGGGTTTCGGCGGCGGAGAGTTCGGAGCGGGCTTCGGTTGCGGCCTGCTCCAGCTTCTCGGCGGTGCGCTGGGCGCCTTCGAGGGCCAGGCGCTGCCGGTAGGCGGGCAGGCCTTCCTTGGCCAGGGCGCGGTTGTGCGCCAGGGCGTCGGCGGCTTCGCGGTAGCGGGTGTGCAGCTCGGGAACGGACTGCAGGTGGTCGCGCTGCTGGCGGGCGCGTTCGAGCTGGCGGCGGATGCTGCGCAGGTGGCTGAAGTCCTCCACGGCCTCTTCGGCGGCGGTGAGGGTGCGCGGGGTGTCCAGCACGTGGTTGCGGAAGAAGTCATTGACCGTGCCGCCCAGGCCCTTGCCGGTCTGCAGGATGCGCAGCAGGTTGAAGGCCTTCTCGTCCTCCACACCCAGAGCGTGGCGGTAGCGTTCGGCGAACATCTTGTGCGAATCGAACACGGCCGCACCGGGCAGCAGGGTTTCCAGGCTTCCCTTGGTGAAGCGGCCGCGCATGCCGGCCTGCAGGGCCTGAAGGTCCAGCGGGCGGTTGTGCACCAGGTAGTAGCGGCCCAGGTTGTGCTCGGTGCCGGTGGCGGGAAGGTCCATAACCACGGAGAGGCTGGTGATCTGTCCCAGACCGTTGTCGAAGGTCAGGCAGACCGCGGACCAGGTGGCGCCGGGGCGCTGGTAGGCGGTGCCCGCGCCGTCGTCGGCTCCCTGGGTGCCCAGGCGTCCGCGCATGTAGGAGAACGCGTTGCGCTTTTCCTCGGCGTTGGTGCCGGAGTTGTTCTGCGCGGCCTCGTTCATCCGCGGGCGGGCGTCCATGACCTGGAGCATGGCGTCGAAGATGGTGGATTTGCCCACGCCGGAGTCGCCGGTGAGCAGCGTGCCGGCACGGTCCACCTTGATGGTGTGCGCGCCGTCGAAGGTGCCCCAGTTGACGATCTGCACGGAGGCGAGCCGGTTCTGGCCGGGGTTGATCAGGTCTCCCATGGGGAGGGTGGTTTCGATGCTCATGCCGGCTCCTCGCCGTCGTTCAGGGTGTCACTGGGGATGCCGTCGGGATCCTCCCCCGAGAGGGTCTGCATAAAGGTGATGATGTCGCCGATCTGGCTGTACGGCAGGGCCAGCGGCAGGGCGTTGGAAATGACCCAGACGTTGTCCAGCTCGGTGGGAAGCAGCAGCCGGCGGTCCTGCACGAGCTTGCGGATGGCGGCGTCGGCCAGGTCCTCCACGGACTTCGCGTCGCGCTGCCCCGGATCCACGTAGCCCTCGAGCACCTCGACGATGTCCTGCCGGGCGATCGTGGCCTCGTTCCCGGTGCCGGTGTGGCGGTCCAGGATCAGCCGCATCCGCAGCAGCAGCAGGGTTTCCTCACGGGTCATTTCGCGCTGGCGCTGCAGGGCGGAGGTGTGCGGCTCGGCCATTTCCACCGGGCGCAGCAGGGCGACCTTGCGGTCCTCGTCGATGACCAGGGTGAGGAAAAGTTCGCTCAGCCGGACGCGCAGCTGCTCCTGGTTGTCCACCACGGTCTCGTACACGTTGTCCGAGGAGTTCGCGTCCAGGTACGGGCCGCGCAGCAGCCGGATGAGAGCCTGGCGCAGCTTCAGCGGCAGGGTGCCGGTGTCGCCGGGGAACAGTTCCGGGCCGTCGACGAGGAGATCGCGCGGGGCGGGCTCGTCGTGCTCTTCTTCAAGCTCCGGCTCGAATTCCTCCGGCGTGGAGGACATGGTGGTCTCGCTCATTTTTCTGGGGCTTTCGCGACGGCGACGGCGGGCAGCAGCGCGGTGCGCTCGCTGCCGTCGATCTGGGTAAAGGTGACGGATTCAAGGGTGTCCCCAGCGGCGCTACCGCCGGCGAGCAGGGCACGGATGCTGTTCAGATGCCGGTGTTCGGGCGGCAGCTGCTCGAACACCTGGGCCACGGTGGCGCTGGTGCGGGTCGCCGTCGCCCGGGAGACGGCGTCGGCCAGTACCCGCCGGTCCGCACGCGGGGTGCGGACCGAGCGGTGGATGTCCGCCTCGGTGAACTGCGGCGGTTCGGGCAGGGTGCGCGGGGCGGCGTGGTCTTCGGGGTTGTAGACCCGGACCATGCTGAGGGATTCGAAGCCCGAGCCGTGCAGCTGCGGTGCGGGTACGACGGCGGCCCGGCGGCGCCCGCGCGGAGCCTTGTGGATCGCGGTTTCGGCGGCGCGGATGAGCTGGCGCAGCTGGACGGATTCGCGGTACTCGTCGCTCTGAACGTAGGTGTGCATGGATTCGGAGAGCCGGCCGTAGATCCGGTGGATTTCCGTGGCCTGGTCCCGCATGTCGCTGATCAGCCGGTACAGGCTCTGCCGGTCTTCGGGGCTCATGTCGTCGGCGAAGTCCCGTTCCAGTACCTCCGCGATGGCGGCGCGGAAGCGGGCCTGCTGGTCGGCGTCGTTCAGGAAGGCGGTGAAGCCCTCGTAGGTGCGGCCTTCGGCGGTGCTGCGCAGCTTCTTGTCCGCTTCAAGGATTTCGCCCATGGTCAGGCCCTTGGCGGCGTTGGATTCCACCATTTCCTGGCGCAGGTCATGCAGCATCTTTTCCAGGCCGTCGCGCATCCGTTTGAAGTCGGCGGGCAGCGCGGCGGCCAGGTCGAGGATGTCGCGGGCGGCTTCGACGGCGGTGTCGTCCGGCAGAGGCGGGGGAGCCTCGCCGGATTCCAGGGCACGGATCATTTCCTCGCGGCGGGCGACCTCTTCTTTAAGGACGGCGATGCGGGCGGCCGGGTCCGGGTTGGATTCCTGCGCGAGGTTCTCCACCCGGTCCAGCAGGGTGGCCAGGCGGGAGGAGTTCAGGGACGTCTTGTCGCTGGTGTAGCCGTCCAGGTAGGAGAGGAAGCGGGCGGAGGATTCGGTGAGTTCGTAGACGAACTTTCCGTCCGCGCGGGGGCGGGCCAGGAAGCGGCGGGCCACCCAGTCATCGGCGTAGTTCCGTCCGGTCCAGTCCTCGCGCAGCTGCACGCCGTCCATGCGGAGGCGGTTCAGGAAGGAGTCGGTCATGGCGTGGAAGTCGTCCAGCGGAACCCGGGGCCGGGTGCGGGTGAAGGCCTCGCGGAAGAGTGCCGGGACCCAGGCATTGGCGTTGGTCAGTTTCCAGCCGGGGGAGGCCTGGAGCCGCTGCAGTTCGGCCCAGCGGGCAACGGCGTTCTCGATGAAGGACATTCTGCGCTTTCCGCCCGTGCGGTGGGGAAAAACGGGCCTCCTCGATTTTAGCCGGGTGGGAGGGTTGGGTGGGTCAGGGGCGGGGGCAGGGCATGTCAGAGGCCTCCCAGGATCAAGGAGGGGGCGCTGATAGGTGTCATGTGCACTGTTTATCGGCACTCCTTAGCGGTAAACAGACTGAACCTAACAGGCAATGATCTCAGCAACCGTTAGACCAAATTGAGATTATAAGGAATTTGGGTGGTGGGCCGAGCAGGAACGGGAGGCGGCATGAAGGCCGGAAGCTCGCCCGAATATGGATTTCCCTAGTAATCCTTGCCATATGCAGGTAAGTAAGCGCCCGCAGGGGGGAGGGGGATATGAGATATGAGACCCATATCGCCCCAACGGCGTAATCTCCTCGCTTAGAAATGGTATGGCCTGCTCATCGGATGGATAGTACATTTAGGGGATGCGAGAGGTGCGCGTGGATCGATATAAGGAGTGGGCGGGTGAGCTGCTGCCGGTCGCCCAAGAAGTTCTTGAAAGATGGCAGCCAGAACTGGCCTCTGATGCCCGAAGCGACGTTCTTCCATCTGTTGCTCATTCGATCTGCATCACCCATACTGAGCGACTTCGCGCAGCTACAACCCTCCTCGAATCCGGTCTAGGGAACCATGCTGCGCCCTTCGTCAGAATCGCTTATGAGGAAAACATCTGGATCCACTATCTCGCCTCAATAGACGATCCCCGGTTAAGAAACGATCTGCTCTACCGTTTGGCGGGAATGAACAAAATGCAGCGAGTAAGTACGCAGCGCGATTTTTTTGGTCCTGCTGAAGCAAACGCTACGGGATTCTTGCCCGCCGCACACGATGAGCTGGCACCGCAAGTTGAGCAAAACCTGGTCCTCTTCGAAGAGCTAGCCAGCAAACTGAACTGGCCATCCCAAAGGCAGCGAGGTGGCCCCGGGCGACTCCCGAAAATTGCATGGTTGGCCAACAGGCGCTTCGGAGAAAAACATCCAGTGCACGGTTTTCTTGCTGAATGTTCCTCGCAGTACGTTCACTTCAGTGCGTACCAAGTCACACGAGGAGTTAAACGTGGCCCTGATGGGCGTGCTCAGTATAGCGACCCTTTCCAGCGGGGCATTGACGCGGGCTTCGCAATGGGATGGATGGTTGAACTCTTGATTGATTGCTTCCTACAAGCTCGTTTGTGGGTATCCCCGAATATAGATTTCCAAGGTGAATGGCTCGTCCATTGGCCCACGCAGATGAAACGCATCCGTAGCGATCTCCATGCCTACGGCCTTCCTGCGTTGATTTACGCAGCAGATCTAGTCAAACCCGAATAACCACGAACGGGGACTTGTCCGACAAGCACCCCATGTCCTCGTGAAGGAGGCG
Encoded proteins:
- a CDS encoding ATP-binding protein, with translation MSIETTLPMGDLINPGQNRLASVQIVNWGTFDGAHTIKVDRAGTLLTGDSGVGKSTIFDAMLQVMDARPRMNEAAQNNSGTNAEEKRNAFSYMRGRLGTQGADDGAGTAYQRPGATWSAVCLTFDNGLGQITSLSVVMDLPATGTEHNLGRYYLVHNRPLDLQALQAGMRGRFTKGSLETLLPGAAVFDSHKMFAERYRHALGVEDEKAFNLLRILQTGKGLGGTVNDFFRNHVLDTPRTLTAAEEAVEDFSHLRSIRRQLERARQQRDHLQSVPELHTRYREAADALAHNRALAKEGLPAYRQRLALEGAQRTAEKLEQAATEARSELSAAETRRATLKDQRDALSTRYTEEGGGAIATLERELAAASAQLRSRETVENAAKDELAAAGIDVDFSPAGLVTARSRAAELVKSLGTELDAARERSSNAHGEAWSLKGQIAKLENEIGSFRRRTSNIRQDSLDQRTRICAATGIDEADMPFAGELIDLPNEHAQWRPAAERTLRSLATALLVPGEHMAAVTRYLSENDMHGYVRCIDVSVPVDGPTEPGPDDLITKLLTHHSEMGEWVRHKITAHYDFVCVEDPAGLADVAKGVSLGGAVKRNRSTTEKDDRHTKASDNVLGFDNKDTVAALGNELLALRGVFEEADNLSRQHAQEQDELVRRLAAVRAIAADERTWEDLSADAARAAVAVANDRLESARDANADLEQIRFELDTAELDLTAATEKVGVLKGDAARLDADLAAAVERRTALSAKAPEALSEGLRSALAELFEPFGELTDPARLKEAAGEVERSLITEQARLEKTLLETRAKLERTFETFSDKWGSDFGTSVESAGAYEDRFEDIISEGLPQREAEFREYFNNRTYERFSDLLQLLDEERRSISSRLLPLNSVLRRVEYSAGSHLEIEVATTVPDAAHKFRTELKNALPMMGSRQDRADMDARYAALEGLVDRLKDPEEKRWRAEVLDVRSHVTITCTHRLASGHTYTNLQASLMSGGEGQRFTAFIMASALAYQLGIVSQGFSTYGTVMMDEAFVKSSLSFAEASINALHEFGFQLLLAAPEDKVDLSRFLGSVTEILRDDVTNRSGVMERAMGNSRSVDILLR
- a CDS encoding DUF4194 domain-containing protein, with the translated sequence MSETTMSSTPEEFEPELEEEHDEPAPRDLLVDGPELFPGDTGTLPLKLRQALIRLLRGPYLDANSSDNVYETVVDNQEQLRVRLSELFLTLVIDEDRKVALLRPVEMAEPHTSALQRQREMTREETLLLLRMRLILDRHTGTGNEATIARQDIVEVLEGYVDPGQRDAKSVEDLADAAIRKLVQDRRLLLPTELDNVWVISNALPLALPYSQIGDIITFMQTLSGEDPDGIPSDTLNDGEEPA
- a CDS encoding DUF3375 domain-containing protein, with the translated sequence MSFIENAVARWAELQRLQASPGWKLTNANAWVPALFREAFTRTRPRVPLDDFHAMTDSFLNRLRMDGVQLREDWTGRNYADDWVARRFLARPRADGKFVYELTESSARFLSYLDGYTSDKTSLNSSRLATLLDRVENLAQESNPDPAARIAVLKEEVARREEMIRALESGEAPPPLPDDTAVEAARDILDLAAALPADFKRMRDGLEKMLHDLRQEMVESNAAKGLTMGEILEADKKLRSTAEGRTYEGFTAFLNDADQQARFRAAIAEVLERDFADDMSPEDRQSLYRLISDMRDQATEIHRIYGRLSESMHTYVQSDEYRESVQLRQLIRAAETAIHKAPRGRRRAAVVPAPQLHGSGFESLSMVRVYNPEDHAAPRTLPEPPQFTEADIHRSVRTPRADRRVLADAVSRATATRTSATVAQVFEQLPPEHRHLNSIRALLAGGSAAGDTLESVTFTQIDGSERTALLPAVAVAKAPEK